DNA from Kitasatospora acidiphila:
GCATCGCCACCAACTCCTCGAAGCCCTCAACAACCGCCCCCAACCGGACCCGGAGCCAGCCGCATGATCGCCCACACCCCGAAGCCCCAGCCCACCCCGCCCGTCCCCGGCGCCATCTGGTGCAAGTCCTGCGACTCCTGGTGCCTCCCGAACGGCCTGTGCCGGTGCAACAACCGGTGAGCTTCCACAGCCCGGCCCCTGGGCAGATCTACCAGGCATGCCACCCGATGGACGAGGGTCGACAGATTCGGATCACCGCCGTTCATGGCAACCGGGTCGACATCGAGACCGTCGGCGGGCCAGGCCGCCCCCGAACCCTGGACATCACGGCTCTACACGCCACGGGAACTACGGCTACCGGCCGGACTCGCCGGACCGGATACCGTCTGCTTGACCCCGACTCCAGGAGCATCCCGTGATCAACCGGATGACCGCCAGCACTGCCACCGACCCCGGTCTGGAGGAGCTGTACGAGCGTCTCGATACCGCGGCCCAGCTCCTCGCCGCCGGGTATAGCTCATTCCAGGAGCGGGCCGGCATCGTCCAGCGGTTGTGCAGCGGAGAGATCACCACGCAACAGGCCCGGGACGAGGACCGCGGGGAGTAACCCGGTGTGGGGTGTGCCCGGTTAACCCAGAAAAGCGCACCCCACACGAGCGCCCAGCCGGACCTACCGACCGGCATCGCCTCCGTCCGAGTCGCGAGCCAGCCCCTTGCGCCACTCCGCCTTGACGTCACGCAGCGATCGGATGCCGATGATCGCCTTCCTGCTCAACACCGGGATTTGGTCGAATACCTTCTCTGTGAACCGGAGCATTCCGTACACAACGAAGGCGCCGGTGCCGAGGCAGATCTCAATGATGCCCATTTGCTCCCCAATGGCTACTGGGGATCTGGGCAACCGGCACACGGCAGGCTCGACCCGGCATCCCACAGTTGCGGATGAACGGATCGAGACCACCACGGCGCCAGTCTCGTCAGACAGCACAGACCGGGGGATGTACCCCCAGCTGTGTAACGACGCAACTGCCCGCGTCGCAGGGTCTCTCCATTAGGTCGCGCGTTCTGCATCAGTGCGCCGGCACTGGGCAGTCGTATCGACCAGGAGTCGCATCCTGCCCGTCGGGCAAGACGGAGGCGCGTGCTCAACTGACCGCCTCAGGACTAGTTTCGAGCGGTGGAGCAGCTAGGGTCAAATCAGCAGCTCAGACGCCGAGTTGGTGCCGCGTCAGCAGCCGAACGACTGGGTTGCCGTGTGATCGTCTAGGGTGGTTGGCCAGTAGGGCGCGGGGAAACGGCCTACCTGAGGGACGACTGTGACTCCACCGCCCACCCGCATCCCCGAACCGCTGCTCCCGCTCGCGGTGCCGATCGGTGACCTCGCCCCGTACCACCGGAATCCGCGCACAGGCGACCTCGCCTCGATCCGGGAATCCCTGACGACCAACGGCCAGTACCGGGCGATCGTCGTCAACCGTGGCACCCACACCGGCCGCCCGAACGAGATCCTGGCCGGCAACCACACCTGGAAGGCCGCTAACGAACTCGGCTGGGACCAGATCGCCGCCACCTGGATCGACGTGGACGACGAGGCCGCCGCCCGCATCGTCGTTGTGGACAACCGCACCAGCGACCTCGCCGGCTACGACACCGCCCTCCTGGCCGACATCCTCTCCGAACTCCCCGACCTCGACGGCACCGGCTACGACCAGCACGCCCTCGACGCGCTCCTCGACGACGCCGAACTGCCCGGCCTGGTCGAACTCCCCAGCGACGGCGCCGGAACCGGCGAGAAGGCCGTCGTGGACTACCTCCAGTGGGGCTACCTCCAGTGGTCCTCCACCCGAGTCCGGATCACCGCCGAGGAAGTCCAGGCCCTCACCGCGCTCCACGACAAGTTCATCGACGACACCAACGGCGACCTCGGCTTCGGCTGGCACCTCATCGAGCACCCGCACAAGCAGGCCGATGCCTCGTGAGCGCCATCCCCACCACGACCTTCCACGAGTCGTACCCGCTCGCCGAGCTGCGCCCCGCCGACTACAACCCGCGCAGGCTGTCTGCCGAGGCATTCGAACGCCTCAAGGCCAGCATCGGTCGCCACGGCATCGTCAAGCCGGTAATCCTCAACGCCAACGGGACCCTGGTCGCTGGCCACCAGCGAACCAAGGGCATGACCGCCCTCGGCATCACCCACACCCCCGCGGTCATGCTCGGCACCACCGTCCGCCTCCAGGACGAGATCCGCTTCAACCTCCTCCACAACAAGGTCGAGACCGAAGCGAGCATCGTCCACGCCGAGCCCGGCCAGATCGGCCACTGGACCTGGGTGCCCTGGCAGTCCATC
Protein-coding regions in this window:
- a CDS encoding CBS domain-containing protein: MGIIEICLGTGAFVVYGMLRFTEKVFDQIPVLSRKAIIGIRSLRDVKAEWRKGLARDSDGGDAGR
- a CDS encoding ParB/RepB/Spo0J family partition protein, which encodes MTPPPTRIPEPLLPLAVPIGDLAPYHRNPRTGDLASIRESLTTNGQYRAIVVNRGTHTGRPNEILAGNHTWKAANELGWDQIAATWIDVDDEAAARIVVVDNRTSDLAGYDTALLADILSELPDLDGTGYDQHALDALLDDAELPGLVELPSDGAGTGEKAVVDYLQWGYLQWSSTRVRITAEEVQALTALHDKFIDDTNGDLGFGWHLIEHPHKQADAS